The Ignavibacteria bacterium genome contains the following window.
TTCTGGGATAAATTCGAGAAAGGAACTAATTGCAAAGCTTGGTTGTTTCGAATAATGAAAAATTCATTTATCAATTTTTACAGGAAGAACACTCGTTCCCCTGAAAAATTAGATTACGATGAAATCGAGGAGATTTACGAAACAATCAAGTCCAATGAAGAAAATCCACACAATCTTGATAGAGAAATTTATGATAACATTTTTGATGACGAAGTAATGGAAGCAATAAAGTCTTTACCTGAAGAATTCAGAACAGTTTTGATTATGTGTGATGTTGAAGGAATGACATACGAAGAAATTGCAGATTTTATGGATATTCCAATTGGAACGGTTAGATCGCGAATCCACAGAGCGAGAAAAGTCCTTGCAACAAAGCTTTATGAGTATGCAAAATCTCGCGGTTATAATGTGGACGAGCAGGGTGAATAAGGAATGAATTGCAAAGAATTTCAAGATTATTTATCTGCGTTCGTTGATAATCAAATTGATAATGAAATTAAACTTCAGGCACAAAACCACCTAAGCATTTGTCCTTCCTGTTTTTTTGACTATAATGTTGAGTTACTTGTAAAGAAAGTTGTATCAGAGAAATTCAAAAAGGCTGTCTGTCCTGATCATTTAAGAAATTCGATCATAGAAAAGCTTGCCTACAAAAGATCAATCAAAGATCTGATATTCGATTGGCTGGTAAATATCTTGGAAAGAAAAAGCTTTAAAATTTCTTTTGCTCTTGGATTAATTTTGATTATGTCTTTTTTAGTCTTTAATCCATTTGCTAACACTGAGGAAAAATATTACAAAGAATTTGCTGCTGCTGTTTATGAAAATTGTAAAAATATCCGAAACAGTAGATATCCTGATAAGACTATTTTTACCTCCAACAATGAAACTGTTGCGCAATTTATTTTATCAAACGGAATTAAAAATCCTGTGATGCCTAAAACTGACTGGCAAGTTGCTGTTGCAAGTATTGAAGAACAAAACAATTGTGTATTAGCCCATTTCCTTTTCAAATGTGAGGTGGATACAGTTTATATGATGGAATGTGAGGTGGACAACTTGAGATATTCAAATTACTCCAATCTATTTTATAAAATTCATGATGATTTAAGGAAGAAGAGTTTTGTTAAAGTTGATCATAAAGATTGTTCTGTAATTTTCAGACTTGAAAATAATGTTTTGACGGTCTATGCAATGCGTTCAGATAACCACCATTCCTTCGAAGAGTTGATTGCATCACTTGAATAATTTCATCTTTCCTTTTCAGTAAAAATTTTATCATCAATTCCCCTGTTTACAATGTAATTTGTGTAATTCAAAATTATTGAACCCGATTTAGGAGAGTCATCTAATATCTTTAAATCTTTATCTAATTTTCTCTGGCGAATCATTCTCAAGTTTTTGATTTCAAAATCAACTTTTAATTTTTCAGGCAGCCAATACTTTCCATCAATTAGTTTATTAAAAAACTCTGCCTCAATTTTACCTGATCGTGAATTTATGCCGCTTAACTTTCTTATTGTATAGTTAGATGAGTTTATCCATAAAGTTACTACTTCTTCACTTTCTGGATTATTTGGAATTACTTTTATTATGAAATGTTTTATGTTATCTATTTCCGTTTCACCGATGTATACACTTGAAAAATCTTGCTTAAACAACATATCGGGACCAAATCTAATTGCCTGCTTAGGCAAAAGCATAAAACTTTTTGATTCAACTTTGAATTTATCTGGTTTCTTAAAATAAATTTTCGCTTGAAGTTCTGGTATTACTGCATCTGGGAAATCAACTTTACCTTTCACATCAACAACATAATCCTGAATAACATCAAAATTCATTTTTACTTTTTCTAAGATCTTATCGGCATTTGTACTCTGCGCCAGAACAATTTGACTTAAAAGAATCAAAAATGTTAAAAACTTTTTCATACCGGTTCCTATGTTAGAATATCTTTTTTACGAAATGTAAAAAGTGTAATTGCAAAGAATAAAATAATATGTCCAATTAAAACCGAAATCGATTCTAAAATCTTTTTCCAATCAACTGGATACTCAAAAAAATCTAACCAAACAGTCATATACTTTGTAAACAAATAAGGCGAAATCTTTTCGAAGATTTCAAATGGGAGTTGATTAATTATCAGGAAAATTACAATTACAGCCATTGTTCCAACGATAGGACCAATTGCATTATTAACAAAAGATGAAAATAATGCACCAAGACTAACAACAAGACACATTGAAATAAAAGCAGAAAGATAAGCTAAAACAAACCTCCATAAAATGTCGTGCTCTGAAATAACGATAAATTTATCAATTAGAATTAATAAGTCACCAGATCCAAGTGAAACAAGAGAAGGAATTAGAGACATAAATGCAAAAAATAAAATGAACACAAATGCATAAATAAATCCAGCAATAAATTTTGAAATTACAATCATTTCTCTGCTTACAGGTCTGGTCAAAAGCATTCGATAAGTTCCTGCAGTCCCTTCACCAGCAAAAAGATCACCAGCAACAAGAGTAATAAAAAAAGGAACATGAACAATTATTAATTGAAAAACCAAGAAAGCGACAAACCAACCATTAAGCAAATTTCCAACTATTAAAAAGTCATCGCCAAGTGAACGACTCAAATTTCTTAAATAAAAGTTTCCGCTGATGCTTATTCCATAAATCATAATTGGAATAAATACACCAAAAGCAGCAAAACCTATATAAGTTCTCCACTTCTTGAAAATTTTATAAAGCTCAATTGAAATCAGAGAAAAAATCATTTTTCATTTCCTCGGGTAATTTCTAAAAAGAATTCTTCAAGTGTTCTTTGGGGTCGAAACCAATAAACATCAATACCATTTGTTACAAATATTTTATTTAAATCGTGAGCAGGTATTTTATTTGAAAGAATTTTTAATCTTCCATCCTCAATCTTGAAATCTTGTTCTTCAACTAAATTTAGACTTGACAAAAGCTTTAACGAATTATCCAGATTTGAAACTTCAAAGAGATATATTGATTTGCTTGCATCCAATAAATCTTTCACATTGCCTTCAATAACTTTCTTTCCTTTATTGATGATGATCATTCGATTCGCAACCTGTTCAATTTCATATAAAAGATGAGATGAAAGCAATATAGTCTTTCCTTTATCCCTGGAAAGTCTAACAATTAAATCTCGAATTTCTTTCATTCCAAAAGGATCAAGACCTGTTGTTGGTTCATCTAAAATTATAAGCTCGGGATCGTGAAGTAAAGCTTGAGCGATACCGAGCCTTTGCTTCATACCATGAGAGAAAGTTTTAACTTTACTATTCCAACGATTTGAAAGACCTACAAAATCCAGAATATCCATTATTTGTTTTTTTGTTGGATGAATTCCATAAAGGCGTGCAAGAATTTCAAGATTTTTGAAGGCAGTTAGATAGAGATAAAAATCAGGGCTCTCAACTATTGCACCAACTTTTCGAAGAACTTTT
Protein-coding sequences here:
- a CDS encoding ABC transporter permease translates to MFSLISIELYKIFKKWRTYIGFAAFGVFIPIMIYGISISGNFYLRNLSRSLGDDFLIVGNLLNGWFVAFLVFQLIIVHVPFFITLVAGDLFAGEGTAGTYRMLLTRPVSREMIVISKFIAGFIYAFVFILFFAFMSLIPSLVSLGSGDLLILIDKFIVISEHDILWRFVLAYLSAFISMCLVVSLGALFSSFVNNAIGPIVGTMAVIVIFLIINQLPFEIFEKISPYLFTKYMTVWLDFFEYPVDWKKILESISVLIGHIILFFAITLFTFRKKDILT
- a CDS encoding ABC transporter ATP-binding protein; this encodes MEIVLQTKKLTKRFKKLIAVDNLDLEVYKGDVFSFLGPNGAGKSTTIRMLTTLIYPDDGEIFLFGEKLSPTNKKVLRKVGAIVESPDFYLYLTAFKNLEILARLYGIHPTKKQIMDILDFVGLSNRWNSKVKTFSHGMKQRLGIAQALLHDPELIILDEPTTGLDPFGMKEIRDLIVRLSRDKGKTILLSSHLLYEIEQVANRMIIINKGKKVIEGNVKDLLDASKSIYLFEVSNLDNSLKLLSSLNLVEEQDFKIEDGRLKILSNKIPAHDLNKIFVTNGIDVYWFRPQRTLEEFFLEITRGNEK
- a CDS encoding sigma-70 family RNA polymerase sigma factor; the protein is MLQDSERITRPPIENLDEEFRKEALPHMDALYNFALQLTQDSDDAADLLQETFIKAYRFWDKFEKGTNCKAWLFRIMKNSFINFYRKNTRSPEKLDYDEIEEIYETIKSNEENPHNLDREIYDNIFDDEVMEAIKSLPEEFRTVLIMCDVEGMTYEEIADFMDIPIGTVRSRIHRARKVLATKLYEYAKSRGYNVDEQGE